The sequence CAAGCGCTTCGCTTGATGACAGGCGGGCGATGTCGAGGGCGACATCCCGCGAGTCCCTGATCAGGGCACCAATATCACGAACGGCCCAGTTGGCTTTGCTGGCGGCGGCGCGAATGGCCTCGAAACGCTGCGCAATGGCATCGGAATTCGTATCCCCGTTTGAACGGGCATCGCCGTTCAGAATGACAAGATTGGTATCGGGGTTTTGTGGCGGCGCGTTGATAACCAGCATGTCCGATTGCTCACCGATCAAGGCGATCAGACTTTCGATAGCACCAATTTTACCTGACGCGTCCGACAGGTTTCTAATCAATGTGCCGGTTCGCTCAGCCTCATCGGCGGCGGCGGTGACGCTTTCGGAAGATCGCGCAACCTGTCTGCTGATTGAAGAAATACTGTCCATGGACATTTCGGTCGCGGCTTCAGGGGCGGGGGCCGGTGGTGCTTCTTTGTCTTTGGCGATCTGTTTTTCGCCGATGTCATCGGCGGTGGCGTCAATGACCTTGCGCAGAAGGGCGACCTCGGCGAGTGCCTCCTTGCCCTTGTCGGCTTCTGCCTTCATGGATTGCAAATCCCGGCGCAGCCATTCCGTTTCGGCGCTGGCGGCGTTTCCGCGTTCGGCGTCGCTCTTTGCTTTTTCCATTTCCTCGCCAAGTTTTCTGGCTTCTATCAGGCTTCCCTTTAAGGCCCAGAAGGCGCGAGCGATGTCTCCGGTCTCATCCTCGTTACCCAGTCCCCAGACGACAATATCCGTGTCACCGCGCCTGAGGCTTTTCGCCGCCTGGGCAGCGGCGGTAACGGGCCCTGATATGGACCGCAACATGGCCAGGCCGAACAACAGTATCAGCATGACGGCGGCCGCGCCGCCCGCGGCGATCAGGGTCCGATATTGTTGACGAAGGGTTGCGCGTCCGGCTTCTGCTTCGACAAAATTGTTGCCGGCAAAGTCGGTGATGGCGTCAACGCTGGGGGCCATGTAGGAAATGATTTCATCAAGACGGTCGCGCGTGTTGTTGGCGACGAGCTTGACCTTGGCGTAGGCGGTAAGCGCGTTGTTAAAGTCGTTAATCCCAAGCTGCAGGGTGCTTTTGGTTTCCGGGGCCATGGGAATGGAAATCAGCAGCCGGTAGAATTCCTTTTGATGGCTTTCAATGACAATCAGGTCCCGGCTTATTCCGCTTTCGACAAAATCGGTGGTTGCGGCCCTGATCGCCATCATCGTTTCATTGATACTAAGGGAATCTAGCGCGCTCAGGGTTTTGCCGATGCTGCGGATGGCCCGGCGCATGTTGGCCTCCAGACCGGTTAAATCGGGTCCCGAATTTTCTGCCTTCTGCCTGGATTTTTCATACTGCTCGCCGTATTGGGCAACGGCCTCACGCAGGGTTGAAACGTGCTCACCCATCGGGGCGGCTTCGGGGCGCTGGTATAGTTCGTCGAGCTTTTGACCCAGGGCAGCAGCCAGGGCGAGATGTTGCTGGGTGGCGGCACGGGCGGCGTCAGAAGTTTGTTTCGACAGATCGCCCTGTTCGGCCCTGATCCGCCAGATATCCCGTTCGATCACGGCGGCGGAAGCGTTAAGGGCGCTTGCCTGGCTTAGCGTTATGTCGGATTTGGTCAGTTCCTTGTCGACATGATTCAGCCCAAAACCGCCACTGATCAGAACAGCGATACCCAACAAGACGAACAACGAGGAACGTGTTGACAGGCCAATCCCGCCCATAAAAGTGCGGTCCTGGAAGTCGTCGGATTCGGGTCCGGACTGACCCTTTACTCTATCACCTGAAAATGGCTCAACGGCCATAGGATGCTCCCGGTTTGCCTTAAGGTTTTCGTCTAACGGACTATTATATAACAGAATCAGGGGCTTGGCGTCAAAACCAAAGACTCTCTTGGCTGTTTAGCCAGCATTTGGCTATTTTGACAATCCGATTCCCTTTTATCGCCATTTATGCCATACTCCATGTTCGTGGCAGAAGGCTACGGGCTCAGCTGAAAGCTGGGCGGTGACATAGAAGTGGCAAAAGGAGGTCAGAATGACAATCATACCGGCTGCGCCGCCGGTTAACTTTAATCTTGCCGTCGAGACCCTTAAACGGACTCTCAGACAGGATAAAGTAGCGGCAGCAGCCTTATCCCAAGCACAAGCACCCCCGGTTCAAGCGGGGCAGGACGATGATATTTCTGGCGTGGGTTCGGATTCGAACCGGGGTCAGCATATCAACACTGACGCCTAGAATTTTTCTCATCCTCTAGGAGTGAGAAGGATTTCTGGTCGCTTGATCCCTTAGGAGGACCGCAGGTTCTTTGGCCCTGCCGTATCGCCTGGTATGACCCCGGGCCTTGGTGGCCAAGGCGTTTGCGGTCCCCGTGGGGGCTGCTTTAAAGAGACCCGGCGCAGGCTTCGGGCCCATTGTTGTGCCTGAATTTCGGGCAAAACAATGATTCTTCATTTCGTTACAGATTCCGTTAACCATTTGAGGTCATGGTAGAGACCATGAGCCAGATATCGAGCATTCCCGCCCGCGCCATCGCGCTGACCAGCCAACGGCCCAAGGGTTATTCGATCGCCGAGCAGGTCCGCAATCGGGCCGCCGTTACCAATCCTAACGAGACGCCCCATGAACGCCGGGCCCTGGGCCGCCTTGACAAGGTGTTGGCAAACGTCAACCCGCCCCGGGCTGATGTCCCGCGCGGATATTATCTGGACATCAAGGTCTAATTCTTCTTTCACGGCATTGATTTTATTTATTTCCATTTCCTGTTAAACTGATATGGAACAGGGGCGAAGCGTGCTCGCTGGCGCACGCATCGGCATTTTGGCGGGGGAAGGTTTTAGGGAATGAAATTAAAAAACATCGTTTGCTTGCTGGCGGCGGGGCTCTTTATTGCCCTGTTTGCCGGTAGTCTGTCAGCACAGGAAACCAAGACCAAAACCAAAATTTTGAAATACGACGCCCAGGGTCGGGTTATCGGCTATCAGGAAAGTGACGTCGATAATAAGGCGAAGAGTAAAAGCAAGGACAAGGCTACGGGGGGGGCCAAAACCTTTAACCCTGACACCAGCTTTGAAAAGGGCGAACTGATTGTCATCAACCCACCCAGGAGTTTTGCCTCGGGCATTCGTTCCATGGGTTATCAGGTTATTGAAACGGTCAAGATTTCCGGACTGAAAATGGTTGTCCAGCGTTTGCGTGTGCCGCCCGGGGTCAGTGTTCCCAAGGCAATAAAACAACTGCGTGGCCGCTTTCCCGGTGTTGAAATTGATGCCAACCACCAGTTTGATCCTTCGGGAAAAGTCGAATTTCCAAAAAAGACCGCACGCGCCCTGATCCGATGGACCAAGGCTCCGGCCAACTGTGGCAAAGGGGTCAGGATTGGCATGATCGACGCCGGTGTCGATGTCACCCATCCGGCCCTTAAAGGGCAGAAAGTCGTCTACAAGTCGTTCCATAAAGCGGGCCGCAAGGAAGGCCCTAAGGATCACGGTACGGCGGTCGCCGGCATCATGGTTGGGACGCCCGAATGGGGCGGCCTTCTGCCGGGAGCTGAACTGCGCGCCGCCAACATGTTTGAATACAATGAAGAAGGCCGAAAGGTCGGTAACGCCATCGGTCTGCTGAAAGCCGCCAACTGGCTGATTAACGAGAATGTTCACATTATCAATCTCAGCGTCGCTGGCGCGGACAACAAGGTCCTGCGGCGGATTTTCCAAAAAGCCCTTAAACAGAAGCTGGTGTTGGTCGCAGCCGGCGGCAACTGGGGCCGTGCGGACAAACCGGCCTATCCGGCCGCCTACAAAGGCGTCATCGCGGTGACGGCGATCAGCGATCAAGGCCTGATCTATTCCAAGGCCAATACTGGAAAATACATCGATTTTGCCGCCCCCGGCGTTAAGGTTTATACGGCGGCCCCCGGCGGCGGCGGGCGCCTGCAAAGCGGCACCTCATTCGCGACACCGTTTATCACGGCCCTGATGGGTCTGGAAATCGCCAAAGGCAACGCCAAGACAGTCTCCGCCCTGGACGCGCTGTTAAGGAAAAATATTAAAGATCTGGGCCTTCCTGGCCGCGATGACGTCTTCGGTTGGGGTTTCGCCCGTCGTAAACCGAAGTGCTAATCTTTAAATAATTTAAGAAAGTCCCATAAGCGACCGAGCGAAGGCGCGGGCTTCAAACGGTCGCATATCGTCAACGCCCTCGCCGACACCGATGGCATTGACGGGCAACGCGAATTTTTCAGCCAGGGCAACAACGACGCCACCCCGCGCGGTGCCATCCAGTTTTGTCAGCATCAGGCCACTGACAT comes from Rhodospirillaceae bacterium and encodes:
- a CDS encoding S8 family serine peptidase, with translation MKLKNIVCLLAAGLFIALFAGSLSAQETKTKTKILKYDAQGRVIGYQESDVDNKAKSKSKDKATGGAKTFNPDTSFEKGELIVINPPRSFASGIRSMGYQVIETVKISGLKMVVQRLRVPPGVSVPKAIKQLRGRFPGVEIDANHQFDPSGKVEFPKKTARALIRWTKAPANCGKGVRIGMIDAGVDVTHPALKGQKVVYKSFHKAGRKEGPKDHGTAVAGIMVGTPEWGGLLPGAELRAANMFEYNEEGRKVGNAIGLLKAANWLINENVHIINLSVAGADNKVLRRIFQKALKQKLVLVAAGGNWGRADKPAYPAAYKGVIAVTAISDQGLIYSKANTGKYIDFAAPGVKVYTAAPGGGGRLQSGTSFATPFITALMGLEIAKGNAKTVSALDALLRKNIKDLGLPGRDDVFGWGFARRKPKC